The window tgttttaaattaacatgatatcttttatgagactcatttaatttttttccacaaatattttttcatagtaattttgctatatcacttctaattaggtattataagttACTTAGGACATATTcacttcgctgcttcaatcataaaatttggttgactctcaaatttatttcagtgccacttaaattggaatagaagaaaaaatattattttaagaataattaaaaaacttaaattattttaagaatataattgaatatcaatgccacaaaaatttggataaggagagtaacatatattatttaaaaattacataaaaaatattataaattacaatagctaacaatttaaaatatttaaaaacatattaagaatctgattgattatctaaattatatttgtgtcacgtaaattcgggatagttttgacattttataatttgcatgttttattatttttatttagtaatttgttgatccaaatgatgttttcaaatttaacatattttaaaaatttagtactttgtttattttaatttatttacttactttattttgataaaatattatatatttaaaaattatgcaaaaaaataattataagtcataactattaacatcttataatattttgaaaatatatagtaaaaaatatgattgaattttgaaattctaatagtgtTACGTAAGTTTCGATAaagcaagtaacataaattatttcaaattacattaaaagatactaaagtcacaaaaattaacaacttaaaatatttttaaaaaacatattagtaaaaaaaatttgactgactcactaaattttaaaattgggacaaagcgaataacataaattactaaattacatGAAATATACTATGAATCACAATGATtagcaacttaaattatttaaaaatttatattaataaaaatttgattgacacttTAAATACTTTTTGTGCTACATAAATTAAGATTAACGTATACAACATATGTTGGGTTCGTACTGATACGGGTTTAagtatctagtatatatatatatttctactaAGTAGAATCACGGGTGAGGAGGTGGTTTTGACATGGTCGCTTATTTTTCATAAAACTCATACCGAAGGACAATTTGGACTTTTCGTGATCTCTGCCACGTGTCTTTCAATCCAAACTTCAACAGCCAGCACAGCagtatctttatatatataattttgtttatGTGAGATATCTTAGActttggataatatttttttatgccaAGTATTGACAGTTAATAACCACCACATCAATCTCAATTGTACCTTTATCTTTACATTTGCCGTCGTCGTGGCATGTTTATCCGAGAGATGAAGTTGCATGCCAGCGGTTTTTGATTCGGATTCAAACAGGATATGCATGGTTGCTTTGTGTCTGGTCTCAGTTTTCAATTCTGGTAAGCTTTTGCCTTTGATAAATCTTTGCTTATTGCACTGAATGTTCGTAATTTCCTACTTATTGAAGTGGAATATGCACCCAAAGTGTTTGATGATATGTCCAGACTTATTCTATTTGAAGTGATCAAGTTCGAAAATTCATATGGTGATAATTTCGGTGCACTTTATGTGTTGCACGTTTCATCCTTCATGGGATTTGTTGACACCATGGAAGGTTAGTCAACCTCACTTTAGTAACTTACTTTTGAGTTGGAAGTTCCTAGAATGGCGCTGTTGTTCAATGTATTAGAAAGATAGATATGATTCGGTTATGTAAGTTATGACACTAAAAGTTGCCCGAACCCGTTAATGAAATTTGTTGCTTGGATTTCTATTCcctgtcttgagccgggggtctatcggaaacagccttactacttctccggaggtagtggtatggactgcgtacatcttaccctccccagacctcactatgtgggaataaaatgggtttgttgttgttgcttggatttgatttatgtatgtattatgtCTGCCTGCACTTCTTTTTTTCCTGATGAGCTTATGTGATTCCTCTTATATTTTCTGTAATATTTTGCAATAGAGTTTGTTTATCCTTTTCCTGTAACTAAGAGAGGGATGTGTATATGTGATACACCTAAATAAAGCACAATATCGAAAAAAGGGTTACTAATTCGTGAGGTAGGTATCAACGTGTCTTCTCCTTAGCTGATTCAAAACTCTCCAAAATCCCCGTGAGTTTAATTCAGCAGACACCACACACACTTGTTCTCTAGAATGTAAAAAATCAATTGTTACATTTCTTTCTTCACTTAGTACCTATTCTTTTCTTCACTTCTCAGAGAAGGATGCCATTTTGAATTTCTTAGCTTTAGTCGGATTTGAATTACATTCTCGCATTGCATTGGTGGAGCCATTTGGATTTCAATTATTGTTACCGTAGATAGATGTGGCACATGATAACAACAGATGTACCTTAAAGCGGTTTGACAATTTGATAATTATCGGAGAATTATGAGGAAATGGAAACATGACTTTTGTTGGACTGTAATTAGCTTTCAACATTCAAGTGCTCTGTCATTTACAGAAGTGGTGAAAAAACCTGAAGGTGATGATAGATAAAGCTTACAAAGAGCATGGTGAACAGAGTGAATATTGTGGAAAAAATGTATAGGTTAGGATTTCGGGAGAGAGGTGGGGTCAAGAATGAATGCCACGTACAGATGGGTTCAACAATGAATGCCACATATGGAGAGGAAATATTATTGATTCTTGATGCATCTGATTATACCTACATTAGCGTAGTTGAGAGTTGAGATTGGTTTAGCTATCTGCATAATTACTTAAAGTAAGCTCCTTTATATGTGCAAATGGAAGATGAGAGTTTTTAATGTTAAGGGTGCTTGTTATTGGCCCTATTAGAAGCTAATCAACTGATGAAAAAGTAGATTTACTGGAGGTATGCCATAGCGTGATTGGTTTCCTGTTCATGTTTGTTTTCTACTTAAAAAGGAGATCATGTTTGTTTGGATGAGCCACtgttatctttatttttcaacttaGTGATCAAGATTGCTGGAGATCagctattatattattttcctGATAACGAAAAATTCTGTGAGAGTTAGCTAGCCCAACCCCAATTGTGCTCACAAGTTCGGAACTAGGGGGAGTATGAGCCTGCTCCTCTACACTGCCATCACTTAAATATTAGGCTTTTAGTTAATGACATAGTTCGAACTTATGGCATGTGCCTAACCACACTTCAAGTGTTGCGTCTTTATCGCTGAAACAATGCCTGCAGGCTACATTGAGTTGTCCATTTTAAGGCGGTCAAGTTCCACATTGACGGGCCTTTCCTCTAAGAAAACACTAGCAATATCTTGCTGTTGATATTTAGTTGTTTGACCATTGTGAATTTTTAGTTGATCACTTGACTAAACATTCACCCCTGTATGTTGTACTTGACTAACAATTCAGAGGTGTCCAATCTTCTCTAAACACTTACTTGTAGAGATGTTTGAAGAGGTCATTCGAGATATAATTGTATTTTCCGAATGGCTTGCACGAGTATTCCTTGTAGAAAATCGTATGCAGTCAGATTGTAAGACAGGTTAAAGGGAAGGAAAGCGGTGCAAGTTAGACCTCCAGTCTCGAAGTAATGCAGTTTATGAAATAAACTTGGGAGGGTTATGTAGTCACTTTCTTTCTGTGATAATAATGTAATAAGGATATTTTTGCTGTAGAATAAAATATTAATGCATTGGCATCAATTCTTaaaatgatcaagaaaaagaGTTTGTATGCTTGTCTATCTTCTTAATCTCTTTTCTCTTATTACTTTGAAGCTAAGATGTAGTGGGATGTTGTTTCTTTCCTGTCTTGTAGAAAGGATCATGGCAAGGCTTTATGGTAAGTGATAATGAAGAGAAGAAGTTGATGTTCAGTGTGAATAGGACTAAAAATACATTTACTAAACTAGAGTTTTGACATATTCCTTGGTGATGGACATGGTGAAGGCACAGAGGCTGATATTAAGATGAAAAGTTCCGCCTTGAAGAGATCGATCCTGCACCATCTATAAATGCAATTCCATAGTAGCTCAGTATTGCAAGATGTCAGTAGTTGATGAAAACTGTGTCacatattattattgttattatcagcatcatcattccTCCCGATTGGCAGGACCATAAGTTTTGCATTGGGGAAAAAGACATGGAAGATTTGTGTCAATTTTTAGGTGGGTGTTCTTGATAAAGTAGTATTGAATAATTGATTCTGCACTTGCAGGTGTCTTGGATCACACTTAATTCTGTAACTTTATTAGTTGCCCATTTTCTTGTGGAGTACGCTTTGCCTTTTCCATCTACTCTGTGAATCCCTTGGTTTTTATGTATAATCTAAAAATATGCCATGCTATGTTTTTTCTGAAAACTACAGCTTGCTGTTGAACTGCTGATTGTGTTTGTCCACTCTGCATCTTCAAGATTGATGACATGTTTATAACTGAGGAGAACTTCCTGCATCCTTTTGTGATCTTTTTATGTACAGCTTGCCATTTTCAATTGATAATTTAGCAACCGAGATAGCATCCCTTGGGTTGGCACGTCTTCAGCTGAGAACATGATCTTAAATCTGAGGAGGATGTGGAAATCCAGACTAGTGTAGAAAGTTGGTAGATAATCGGATGTGGAAATCCAGATTAGTGTAGAAAGAAAGTTGGTAGATAATCGGATGTGGAAATCCAGATTAGTGTAGAAAGTTGGTAGATAATCGGATGTGGAAATCCAGGTTAGTGTAGAAAGTTGGTAGATAATAGAGGGTTGTCTTACTATTCGACAGGTTTAAGTGTCTGTAGTAGTATTAATACTACTATTCTTTGCGAAATTATAATAATAGTACTAGGAATAAATAGAGTTCATGACAAGGTATCATTTGCcattaaaaaaacatatatactGGTGAAGTATTTCAACATGACAATCTTTATCTCATGATATCTTGGCCATTGTAAGGTGGTGGCACCTTATGTGTCTTTGAGGTTCTGCTCAAGATGAAAATGCAAAGGAATAGAAACAGATAAATATTGTACTGATACTTGAAACCGGAAGCCAAAAATTGGGTTGAAactgaaggtgatttgggatggTTTAAGATAGATTTCTACTTTAACCTTGtagatttattcatttatttacaaCTAGTGAAATATGCCGCGCTTTGTGCGAGttttaatcatattaataattttaattttatcagaAATAGCatagatgaaatttttgagatacATTCATATGCGACCTATTttctatatataatttattaaattattagaCATAGATATTAAatgaacattattttttattgacaTATATTAAAAAGAGACAAAAGAAAGAGAGTATGTGTGCGTGAAGAGTCAATTTCACTCTACACACGATATTTTCTTCACATAGAATATGTTCTTGGTATTTATGTGACTTTGacatttgaaaaatctttttaattaatCTCGATCGAGATATATTTTTGAAGGTGtaataataatttaagttttaggCTCTGTATTTGTGCACAAATTCTAACGTACTTATATGCTTTCAATTCAGTTCTTAGAAGATTACTAAATGAACGATGAAAATTTGTTGATCTTTTAACAAAAGATGATGATGAACTCAATTTTggctaatttttttattttgattttttttaagaaaaattatatatatatatatatatatatatatatcaccaaAGTATTGCATAAGGGGTTATCGTTTGCTTTCAGTATGTGAAGAGAAATCGTTTGGATTGACTTGTGCACGAATAACTAAAGTTTGAAATAATGTGTCGATGACTCGTGCGAATAACTAAAGTTTCAAATAATGTGTCGATTAAAATCTCCCTAAATAATTTCATTAAATCTTAGCTAATGAAACAGTTATGATACTAATAAAGGTAAGCACTTATATATTGTTTGCATTGTGAACTTCAAAAGATCgcctttttcctattttattcaaaatcataacacattattatattttttgtagaaTCACgtatataaatattctataatttttacaattCTCAACTCTAGTAATTAAATGATACAAAATAAAGAGGGatattaaacaataaaaataaaagagaaaaataccctattaccccctaaactatATCCAAAACGGTTGAggcacacctcaacttaaagagggtcctattaccccccttgaactaattaaaagtgtaattttgacacccttagtgcctacgtgacacatacgtggcacacacgtgtacGTGGACCCTTCAGTatgttgtgccacgtaggcactaagggtgtcaaaattacacttttaattagttcagggtaATAGAATCccttttaagttgaggtgtgtttgtcgttttgggtatagttcagggggaaATAGgatattatctcaaaataaaatatcatatttagtgtgATTTTATGAGTACAgtctgaaaaaaataaatattgataatataaattgaacatttATATCTATCTAACGTTATGACTCATTTGAAATTTTGCAGTCAAAATTGTTAATACCATCGTTTGCTTTGACTGACTGTTTGCATCTCATAATTGCTTCTACAGTATCCGTGCTGATGATTTCCTTTGCATTTTTCAAGTCAAATCAATAATAAACACATAAgtgatatttttcttattaacagaggaatatgaagaaatataaaatttagaaTGTTCATTATCATTATGTTAGCAAGAATTAAGAGGTAATATAAATATTGAAGACTTCTTCATGTTTAAGCAGTGTCGGCTCAacctttttagaaaaaaaacaacCGCCTAAGGTCTCCAAATTTGAGGGGCCACATTTTTTCTAACAATAATAAAGAAGGCAAAGAAACATTATTGATAATGTGGAAATAGCAACTGtttttttggagatttttttaacataaaacagaaaaataaattcaaaaaattaagaaaatagataaatagaaaTGCTGATCATGAAAGTGCCACATCAGCATGTCTATATTTcagctttatatatatatatatagagagagagattttaCATGAGTTACGTGGCGTACTGTATTGATGTTGCCGAGTCGTCAAAGCTCATTAATTAAATCTTTTTCCTTGGATTGGAcccaaaattttcttttaaatccTTCTGTCGGGCCCGTGCAAGCATGGGCATATCAcgtctagtatatatatatagagagagtgtGTATGTTATCCTTTTTGTAATGGAGATTTAtgttatatgaatatatatatatctataatctatatatctatataatatattaaaagtgtgaagacccttaaaaaaataatttgaactttttgcccttcatttaaAATACTcttaatagacaaaatcatcttttcactctttttttcttatatttaagagttgaaaattcattaaatatatttatgttaaaatctttccttattagaagtcattagaattacaactaatactttttccattagtttaagaatcCTAAATATATGGTAAGGACAAAATATATGGAGAATTAATATTAATAAGTTTTTTTCCATGCATGAAAGGAgtcttaaaatatataattaaaaaaaatatttcttaaaattttttaataaaatacatgttaataaaaatatactaaaataattgcCATAAAAGCTGACTGTAGGTTTGGAAAAACAAAACTATCATAAAAGTTGTTCATAGCTTTACGGTTTTGTTAGTACTAATAATAATctggtaaaataatttttttctccttgGAAAACTCCTActatttttggaaaaagaaaaattgcttAATACTTATGTAAAACTACCGTAGGATtgatttcttttgttattttaaaaaatattacaatccaaaaaaacaaaaatatagttacactcttataaatatattttatgttataatgAATGTCTACGTTATTTTTTTGAAGAACAGTTAGGATTAGTTACTTTAAGGGCTCATTTGGTCataaaatttttttccttttttccgaatttttttttactttccaaaaattgtggtgtttggccatgaaaatttaaaaaattattccggagttggattccaaaaagtgaaaacaactttttgttgttttcacaattttcactTCCATTTCTAACTTTCATATTAATATTacgagaaaatggtcaaaagccctcccaacctttaccccaaattccaactacacacttatactttgcaggGGTTCTATGACCCccttgaactattttaaaatggaattatTACACCCCTAAAAAGTCACAACCACATCTTCACTGAAGGGTGAAACACATGCATTTGgccagtcaatttttttttttttttaagttattatttccCCTTATCTTTCACCATTTTCAATTttacaaacccaaaataaaatttcatcattctcaccaaacaaaatatcaatatttttgaattatcatCTAATCTATATCATTGAATGAAATTAAACAAACAAAGATAACTAAATTCCTAACAATCTCTCACatataattgaattttatattttattttttaatttcaccGTAAATTTGATAAAAAGGGGTGAGGGAGGGATGGCGGTGACGATGTAGGTAATGGAGGTGAGAGTTGCGGTGGCAGCTAATGGGGGTGGCGGTGGTGATGACGGCTAACGGGGGTTGTTTTTTCTGATTTTGTCGCAATTGCGGCTAAATCGCCCATTTTGGGATTCTACTTTTGGTCAATGGAAATGTTTAATTCTGCATTGCTAGATGGAAATTCATCTTTGTTAATATTTCCACCACTTGGAAATGTTTGAACACCCGAATTCACAAGGGAAATAAATTCTTGAACACTACACCATTGTTCATCCGAAATTGACTTAGAGATCGCTATTTTATTACTCAATTTCTCAGTGTTGTAGGTCGATTTAGCTACAGATTCTTTTGGGTTAGGTGTGCAACATCAATGCGCTTCTCTTGAGTACCATCCGGTCGCTGAAAAAGTTCCACCGGCGACTGTGAAGCCATTCCGGTGGAAAACAGTACAGAAATTTTTAGAGAGAATTGagataaaactcataatttgaacTAAAAGATTGGCTTGGATTGAAGTGTGGTGAAAAATAACATGATATGGATAAAACAATGTTGTCTTAaagattcttaatttttttttatgttagattcttaattcttgaaatttcgacaaaattttgaaaaaattgaacaatgacagaaaaaaaaatttgaagattTATATGGGGAGAAAATGAAGGAATGTGAAGTAGTGGTCAAATAGAGGAAATGGTGAAAATGTTGATGACGTTGGCGGCATTGGTGAAATGATGGTGGAGAGATTTTGGCCATGATAGCCATTGAAGAGTTGTTGAAGCTTTTTATTTTATGAGGAGAGTATTTTGGGATGGTAATATGTGATGAAGAGagagttcttggatgccattgtttgaaagaagaagaagaagaaagaagatgaatatagcaaaaaataattaaaaatgaataaagaactattaaaaataaatttttaataaataatttttgttctcactctctttaaagagagtgaaacacactctcttgtcATGTCAGCGTTCAgggggtaataattccactttaaaatagttcaggggggtcataggacccccgcaaagtataggtgtgtaattgggatttggggtaaaggttggggaagacttttgaccattttctcttattattacatataacctcaatctttaaatttttacacaaacccctcttataactacaaccaaccaccaagaaaaaatttattatttgttttctatggtacaacatcatttttaattgttacagatattataatctttttttttccttttaatcaaaatttactaacgtgaagtaaaaaataataaatgacaatctatgaatatatcaacttttgttttgaatggactgtattataaaaatataaggcctaatacattatgttatttaaaaatgagaaatttaatatttttttcttgccatTCTAATTTTCTGTATGTGTCATATAATGGTTATGAtggttttaataaattattaaaaattgatCAATAAAGTCGCATATCAAACATAACGTAACGATCCATATTGACGATTACcttattttgattttatgaattttgaacaGAGACGAGTGTGGTAATTAGCTTAACAAAAGTTTGTTCtctttacccaaaaaaaaaatatattcaaggaaaatcaatatcatcaataaagaaaaagcaaaaaaattagcactattcaaaaataattcatccgtaattttttttaaaaagaccaaattcaacaaaataattaattcaagtgaaagtaattacgaattttcatcaacaaatttaagaatatataaaatatatttatatccatcaatcatagttatcaaaatatattttctctattcattcgattatggttagataaacttatttagctcgcGTTTGTGATATCTTTATTCAacttttagaagaataacaatcataataattagtttgttgttaattattttatctattgaagacatataaatcattttctcaacatttggttgtatgttagtaggtaaattagtagttgagtgattttgataatttttaaaagttaagggcataaaatcatatttaaaaagatttttcaaaagtctaaatttttttattttttttttaaaaaaagacctggtcaaatacaactccaactccaaaagaAAGTAGTTTTTATGGTCAAACGGCTACTAAGAGCAAGTTAGTTTATATCCTACTACCATCTTGCTTATCTGGTTTAATGTATCCGGGAAAGAAGCTCAATGCCCTCCGAAAGTGTCTCCTTACAATGATATGAAATTCGTCAAAACTCTGCCAGTAAACCAGAAAGCTCTTGGCTCTTTTACGTGACtcctttgtttaaaaaaaattaccttaattatgtttcaaagtcttcttcatctcatctcatgtaaggttagatttaattatatttttttaacatctTGATTATCCTACTATTTGTTGTAGATTTGCTATTATTTCTGTTTAATACATGTGGTAGTCAATGTTCAATcgaactttaattttttttgtgtaaagtttaggtttaatcatattattacgatatctcgattatcatattgtttgttttagtttttattttattgatatgtgctattttttatgcttaatatatcaatatgataaataactattccttgcaatatattaaaagtgtgaagggcgtgtgaagggccttagaaatgtcgtCTGAACTTTTTGTCcgtcattaaaagtctttgctttagacaaaatcgtcttttcactatttatttctaatatttaagagttgaaaattaattaaatatatttatgataaaaccttcccttattagaaatcattagaattacaactaatattttttttcattagtttaagaatccTAAACATATGCGAAGAACAAAATATATGGAGAACTAATGTTAATAGGTTTTTTTCTCATACATGAAAaatgagtcctaaaatatatggttaaaaaaagtatttcttaaaaattcaataaaatcaaatatttaaatttataaagagattcctaaaatataaggaataagaattaaatattaaaatatatgaaaaacttttaaaatacaggaaaataaaaattaaattctaaatatttatgaggttttacgtgaaaaaccctcctaaaaatatgtttaagttttttttttaacctCCTAAACGTGGGTGTAAtatgtaatattaatttttttcactatAAAATAAACTCTTTTTTATGTAAATTTCTAAGTAATTACTTTGGTGCATTTTCAACTTcatttttgtgtaaagattaggtttgatcattttgatttgatatttcaattatcgtattgtttttgttgtagtttctactttattattatctattatttttgttattatatgttatttcttgtacttctgtaattactttttttttgaacaactttgGATTGTTTTCGATGCCTTGAGCTGAGGATCCTTCATCAACTTGAAGTGTGAAAACTAATGACTAATGGGTGAGTATTTTCATATTGTAAGCAATTGAAAGTATATGAGATTTTAAAGATGTTGAAAGATTTCACCATCCACTTTTGGGtgtgtaatttattatttttcatagaaataatatttacatatatttatgGTATACAATATTTATGTAAATATTTACATTGTATTTTTATTGAAGACAATTATTGTTTGATGACTTTACTTGATTTAACTTTTACATTGTATATATtcaatatgaaaatatttattattgatttcaGAGATAAATATTCTCAACGAAAAACAACATTCTCAAAGGATTGAAGGAGTAATTGATTCTGTACATATTATGGTATGCACTAACTATCATGTTGTTAACATTTTTGATTTATTAATCCctgcatattttcttttataatatcgaagtgattttataaaattaaatttattgaaacttctgatggtaaaatatatatatgtctttaataaaatatatgttatgtttacattattatattaaagtgtaaagGATTTTTgtgaagtgatttaaattttttgcactttattaaaaaccTTTGGAGtagacaaaatcgtctaattttaaataatcaaaagttacaagtGCGGAGTACGTGTGGCTAGACTAGTATACATAATGATCAGACATGTattctataaattcatatatacatatatatatatatatgtatgtatgtatgtatgtatgcatatgtatttgtatttttgtattgtaaatacatatgcagatctgtatgtttatgtattttgtatatttttgagaTGTGTATATGTAGTATAAATATATGTCTCTTATGTAAAAGCAAAAATCTTAATTATTAAAGGAATAATcagttatataatttttgtaaaaatcttaactaatatagatttattaattatgtaatttaaataaaaatattttaaaaagaatcatTTATGGAAAAGAAATCCTCAGCTTTAAATACATGGAGTAATTTAGGCGcctaattatttcttatttaactcaGCTGCTTTgatgtcacgatccaaaataggatcatgaccggcgctaaggagtttaggactccaaagcaagcctcgtCAGAATTCTACAGAAAATCGGACAGTATTTTCCCTGTTTTTGGGCCTAACCAGAAAATTTCCTGTCTTAATTCAacaataaaataactcaacatcACAACCACCACACAAACATCAACACAATCCACCAAAAATCACAACAATGCACTAATAACACCAATATCAATAAGAAATTCATCTCCAAAAACAAGAGGAAATCAAATATTCCACAATTCTACTCAAAActctaaagacatgactatgAAGCAaactaagagttttcaagaaaaagaaacatgCCGAATAAGTAAACTATAGTCCATGCGAACAATTGTGGGGCTCACCAGGAATATGCTACTTGGATCCTCTAGCCAACGAAATCCTCACTGTCACTT of the Capsicum annuum cultivar UCD-10X-F1 chromosome 11, UCD10Xv1.1, whole genome shotgun sequence genome contains:
- the LOC107847633 gene encoding uncharacterized protein LOC107847633 isoform X1, coding for MPAVFDSDSNRICMVALCLVSVFNSVEYAPKVFDDMSRLILFEVIKFENSYGDNFGALYVLHVSSFMGFVDTMEERIMARLYGTEADIKMKSSALKRSILHHL
- the LOC107847633 gene encoding uncharacterized protein LOC107847633 isoform X2, coding for MPAVFDSDSNRICMVALCLVSVFNSVFDDMSRLILFEVIKFENSYGDNFGALYVLHVSSFMGFVDTMEERIMARLYGTEADIKMKSSALKRSILHHL